From Magnetococcus sp. PR-3, the proteins below share one genomic window:
- a CDS encoding DUF6441 family protein, with protein sequence MRLATTIIGSIRQDMEQDLLRIKHSVTTGTKEAGQGLKTELRQQVVAAGLGVRLSRSWRNRTYPNQGTNAASLVWSKAPKIMRTFDRGAVIKGKDGLWLAIPTPAAPKRGTDGKRVHPGNFPEGRYGPLRFVYRKGKPSLLVVDGVRISAKTGRVGRRAKGGSYTKSGRLKSGITTVVMFIMVPQARLPK encoded by the coding sequence ATGCGCCTTGCGACCACCATCATTGGATCCATCCGTCAGGACATGGAACAGGATCTTCTGCGTATCAAACACTCTGTGACGACTGGCACCAAAGAAGCGGGCCAGGGTTTGAAAACGGAACTGCGTCAGCAGGTGGTTGCTGCTGGGTTGGGGGTTCGTCTCTCCCGAAGCTGGCGGAATCGGACCTACCCCAACCAGGGTACCAATGCCGCTTCTCTGGTTTGGTCCAAGGCACCCAAGATCATGCGTACCTTTGATCGTGGTGCAGTGATCAAGGGGAAGGATGGCCTTTGGCTGGCCATTCCTACCCCTGCTGCCCCAAAGCGGGGCACCGATGGTAAACGGGTACACCCAGGCAATTTCCCCGAAGGCAGGTATGGACCTCTTCGGTTTGTCTACCGAAAGGGAAAGCCGTCACTACTGGTGGTGGATGGGGTGCGCATCAGCGCCAAAACCGGTCGGGTAGGGAGGCGGGCAAAAGGCGGTAGCTACACCAAATCAGGAAGGCTGAAAAGTGGTATCACCACCGTAGTGATGTTCATCATGGTGCCCCAGGCCCGTTTGCCGAAATAG
- a CDS encoding head-tail joining protein — MGIHAETSLFEVRTSEVANPQPDDQVEVNGVTYIVQGEPMADRDRLVWTLDCYPA; from the coding sequence TTGGGTATCCATGCTGAAACCTCACTGTTTGAGGTTCGAACCTCTGAAGTAGCCAATCCCCAGCCTGATGATCAAGTAGAGGTGAACGGTGTGACTTATATCGTTCAGGGAGAACCCATGGCTGATCGGGATCGGTTGGTCTGGACCTTGGACTGCTACCCGGCCTGA
- a CDS encoding host specificity factor TipJ family phage tail protein encodes MPLKWGEYRCTNQAHAQREGGYMAAANRYRRRIITFQTEMEGLIPTYGDLIAITHDVPEWGQSAEVVSVEDNRLTLTEPLEWGEGVDHVVAIRNQDGSVSGPWPAQHGMKSNQVIVSELDFSLTVGAEAERTHIAFGTTTQWSLLARVLSIRPRGERVEIMAVGEHDTVHLNG; translated from the coding sequence ATGCCCCTAAAATGGGGGGAATACCGTTGCACGAACCAAGCCCATGCCCAGAGGGAAGGGGGCTACATGGCAGCAGCCAACCGGTATCGAAGGCGCATCATCACTTTCCAAACAGAGATGGAAGGTCTCATCCCCACCTATGGGGATCTTATTGCCATCACCCACGATGTTCCGGAGTGGGGGCAGTCAGCTGAGGTCGTATCCGTGGAAGATAATCGACTCACCCTGACAGAGCCTTTGGAGTGGGGAGAGGGGGTAGATCATGTGGTTGCCATCAGAAATCAGGACGGTTCTGTCAGCGGTCCATGGCCTGCCCAACATGGAATGAAGTCCAATCAGGTCATTGTTTCTGAGCTGGATTTTTCACTGACTGTTGGGGCTGAAGCTGAGCGTACACACATCGCTTTTGGCACCACAACTCAGTGGAGTCTGTTGGCCAGAGTGCTTTCTATACGTCCACGGGGTGAGCGAGTAGAGATCATGGCTGTTGGTGAGCATGACACCGTTCACCTGAATGGGTGA
- a CDS encoding copper-binding protein: MRKNFMTLSVMSLLFLAPYSAHAAGDHAGHAMAEHGGNAMESAKSQGMTKGVLHTVDVANSKVNLTHDPIQALGWPKMTMDLPVTKRVKLGKFKAGDKVMFTVKKGRDNQFRIIKMSVAH; encoded by the coding sequence ATGCGTAAGAACTTTATGACTCTATCCGTGATGTCACTGCTTTTCTTGGCTCCTTATAGTGCCCATGCGGCAGGAGATCATGCCGGTCACGCCATGGCCGAACATGGTGGTAACGCCATGGAGAGCGCTAAAAGCCAAGGCATGACCAAAGGTGTGCTTCACACCGTGGATGTTGCCAATAGTAAAGTGAACCTGACCCATGATCCCATTCAAGCCCTTGGCTGGCCCAAGATGACCATGGATCTTCCTGTTACCAAACGGGTAAAGCTGGGTAAGTTCAAAGCGGGAGATAAGGTGATGTTCACGGTTAAAAAGGGGCGTGATAATCAATTCCGTATTATCAAGATGTCTGTTGCACACTAA
- a CDS encoding HAMP domain-containing methyl-accepting chemotaxis protein: MKLQDLKIGIKLSLSFFIIAIIMLIVGMVGYLNIGQINQKTEEIVTTSPLISAALEMKLTVQHDMQLIMEFLEAGDEAELNEMWQEHESAVATFDTYADAILKGAKTPKGTIYATDNATLRRVVAQADQFHNKEFQPRLVKIRDMKLQQYRIAADVKQAMEQFEQSFDQIFDLTENFEVKVKEHIDTQLAAGRTAESIMDKEITWADMAMEIKTTLALTRIRVEEMAQDLEVDATAGLIKEYDATIAEFDIWIDALLNGAKTIEGTIAAVDLPELRPMVEQMDSFHNGAFQGSAKKLMSLHQQNRQSEAQLGVLDKEADGIGEQMKETLTGIEREVRSLIDNNTQQARQTTASASSEILMGVIMGVLLATLLGYVMTRHINAPLQRCREDLLAMADGDLTIEHTLDRGDELGQLLNGIGSMADKLKSVVNEVQHAAQNVSNGSHELTSSAQRLSEGASEQAASIEQTSAAMEQMAANIQQNMDSAQNTRQIAQKAAKHGAQGGESVDASVEAMKQIAEKISIIEEIARQTNLLALNAAIEAARAGEHGKGFAVVAAEVRKLAERSQLAAGEISTLSASSTEVAEQAGKIINTLVPDIQQTAQMIDGIASASAEQNQGASQVNGAIQQLDQVIQANAGAAEQMAATAEQLNAQSTTLTQAVAFFRVGHASTQQVLAINGR, encoded by the coding sequence ATGAAGCTTCAGGATCTGAAGATTGGTATTAAACTGAGCCTTTCTTTCTTCATTATTGCCATCATCATGCTCATTGTAGGCATGGTCGGCTATCTCAACATTGGCCAGATCAATCAAAAAACTGAAGAGATTGTCACTACCTCCCCGCTGATTTCCGCCGCCCTTGAAATGAAACTCACTGTTCAGCACGACATGCAGTTGATCATGGAGTTTCTAGAAGCGGGGGATGAGGCGGAACTGAACGAAATGTGGCAGGAACATGAATCCGCCGTTGCCACTTTTGATACCTACGCCGACGCTATTTTAAAGGGGGCAAAAACGCCCAAAGGCACCATCTATGCCACCGATAACGCCACACTTCGTCGTGTGGTGGCACAAGCGGATCAGTTTCATAACAAGGAATTTCAGCCTCGACTGGTGAAAATCCGCGACATGAAGTTACAGCAGTACCGTATCGCCGCCGATGTCAAGCAAGCCATGGAACAGTTTGAACAAAGTTTTGATCAAATCTTTGATCTTACCGAAAATTTTGAGGTTAAGGTCAAAGAGCATATCGACACACAACTGGCGGCTGGGCGTACAGCCGAGTCGATCATGGACAAGGAGATCACCTGGGCTGATATGGCCATGGAGATCAAAACAACCCTGGCGCTGACCCGTATTCGAGTTGAAGAGATGGCGCAGGATCTGGAAGTGGACGCCACTGCAGGCTTGATCAAGGAGTATGATGCCACCATCGCCGAGTTTGATATCTGGATTGATGCTTTGCTTAACGGTGCCAAAACCATAGAGGGCACGATTGCTGCGGTGGACCTTCCTGAACTTCGCCCCATGGTGGAGCAGATGGATAGCTTCCATAATGGTGCTTTTCAAGGAAGTGCAAAAAAACTCATGTCACTGCATCAGCAGAACAGGCAATCTGAAGCTCAATTGGGGGTATTAGACAAAGAGGCTGACGGCATCGGCGAACAGATGAAAGAGACCCTAACCGGCATTGAACGGGAAGTGCGAAGCCTTATTGACAACAATACCCAGCAGGCCCGCCAAACCACCGCCTCCGCCAGTTCAGAAATTCTTATGGGCGTTATCATGGGGGTCCTTCTGGCCACTTTGTTGGGTTATGTGATGACACGCCATATCAATGCGCCGTTACAGCGATGCCGTGAGGATCTGCTGGCCATGGCTGATGGGGATTTGACCATTGAGCACACACTGGACCGGGGTGATGAGTTGGGACAGTTGCTCAACGGCATCGGTAGCATGGCAGATAAGTTGAAAAGTGTGGTCAATGAGGTGCAACACGCAGCACAAAATGTCTCCAACGGTAGCCATGAACTGACCAGTTCGGCCCAGCGCCTTTCGGAAGGGGCGTCTGAACAGGCTGCCAGTATTGAGCAGACCTCCGCCGCTATGGAGCAGATGGCGGCCAACATCCAGCAAAATATGGACAGTGCGCAGAACACCCGTCAAATCGCCCAAAAAGCGGCCAAGCATGGTGCTCAGGGTGGTGAATCGGTGGATGCATCGGTAGAAGCGATGAAACAGATCGCCGAAAAGATCTCCATTATTGAAGAGATCGCCCGCCAGACCAATCTGCTGGCCCTAAACGCTGCCATCGAAGCAGCCAGGGCCGGTGAACACGGTAAAGGTTTTGCGGTGGTGGCCGCCGAGGTTCGCAAGTTGGCTGAGCGCAGTCAGCTAGCCGCCGGGGAGATCAGCACCTTATCTGCCTCCAGCACCGAAGTGGCGGAACAGGCGGGTAAGATCATCAATACTCTGGTACCGGATATTCAACAAACGGCACAGATGATTGACGGCATCGCCAGCGCCTCTGCCGAACAGAATCAGGGGGCATCCCAGGTCAACGGTGCCATTCAGCAGTTGGATCAGGTTATCCAGGCCAACGCAGGCGCCGCCGAGCAGATGGCAGCGACAGCCGAACAACTCAACGCACAATCAACCACCCTGACCCAAGCGGTGGCCTTTTTCAGGGTTGGTCATGCTTCTACGCAGCAGGTATTGGCCATAAATGGTCGATAG
- a CDS encoding tetratricopeptide repeat protein, producing the protein MPSLRKHATIALLFGALLSGCGLNGAIDPIIQPSIKVSQPELMDKVNQALAQAPAESKDHRRYQAEGLIALNEGRLDDAHHLFNLALDRDAKNADLHFLNSYTYELLAKTQGKEYLEMASVGYQTALKFNPAHWLASFRLGHWHLINKEYDKARSLLANALLLEPEHPGILYDLAVASYYLHDPQAARAMLETIPRGFSDTALVHQAKALTYAALGEQKKALAEVKRFGALSSSISREIIEKRVEQWRQFHARLDGGELFLKKVGFFGDDGGESAGGLGKLGSGGGAPVAANEEGPALPDMIVVDVVVIRESESASDSHGINVLSSLYLTATSTIKDSLTTVVGTTLKLATTSGGTSMNYALNLANVADSTSKIMARPSLSVLDGETASFFLGSELTYMGTGEAARSYDKEVGLTMQVTPETQADGRVRITANVEFDQFVESFTATAEYAQKMETLKNKVDSTALLLPGETLVLGGGTTSNQSDSESAVPFLGKVPGLQYLFNSQSTTTTETSLIILITPRKASSVDDQKTIEEALEGEDKTSGKIDASSMALLKKRFKYWFKPTNNLTKTMLGLSKTDLYREFRQGDLELIDLDKDGDMDYVDNAHKHRTIIDEIIGMIYF; encoded by the coding sequence ATGCCAAGCTTGAGAAAGCACGCCACCATTGCGTTATTATTTGGTGCCCTACTAAGCGGATGCGGATTAAACGGCGCCATTGATCCAATCATCCAGCCCAGCATTAAGGTTAGCCAGCCAGAGCTGATGGATAAAGTCAATCAAGCATTGGCGCAGGCACCTGCCGAGAGTAAAGATCACCGCCGTTATCAAGCAGAGGGTCTCATAGCGCTCAATGAAGGCCGGTTGGATGATGCACACCATCTTTTCAATTTGGCGCTAGACCGAGATGCTAAAAATGCGGATCTGCATTTTTTAAACAGCTACACCTATGAGCTGTTAGCTAAAACCCAAGGAAAAGAATACCTGGAGATGGCCAGCGTCGGTTATCAGACCGCCTTGAAGTTTAATCCAGCACATTGGTTGGCCTCTTTCCGTCTTGGGCACTGGCATTTGATAAATAAAGAGTATGACAAGGCCAGATCATTACTGGCCAATGCCCTGCTGTTGGAACCGGAACATCCTGGAATTCTGTATGACCTGGCTGTGGCCAGCTATTACCTGCACGATCCCCAGGCCGCCCGTGCCATGCTTGAGACAATTCCTCGCGGATTTAGTGATACGGCTTTGGTGCATCAAGCTAAAGCTCTCACCTATGCTGCGCTTGGAGAGCAAAAGAAGGCTTTAGCTGAGGTCAAGCGGTTTGGTGCATTGAGTAGCTCCATTAGCCGCGAGATCATTGAAAAGCGAGTTGAACAGTGGAGGCAATTCCATGCCCGCCTGGATGGTGGCGAACTGTTCTTGAAGAAAGTTGGTTTTTTTGGTGACGACGGCGGTGAAAGCGCCGGTGGCCTGGGCAAGCTGGGAAGTGGTGGCGGCGCGCCGGTTGCGGCTAATGAAGAAGGTCCGGCCTTGCCCGATATGATCGTGGTGGATGTCGTGGTGATTCGTGAGTCTGAGTCGGCGTCAGACTCCCACGGGATCAATGTGTTGAGTTCTTTGTATCTAACCGCTACCTCTACTATTAAAGATTCGTTGACAACGGTAGTTGGAACCACATTAAAGTTGGCTACGACAAGTGGCGGAACTTCGATGAATTATGCGCTGAATTTAGCCAACGTAGCAGATAGCACTTCAAAAATTATGGCGCGTCCATCGTTGTCGGTTTTGGACGGTGAAACGGCCTCTTTCTTTTTAGGCTCAGAGCTCACCTATATGGGGACAGGAGAAGCGGCGCGGTCCTACGACAAAGAGGTTGGCTTGACGATGCAGGTTACGCCGGAAACCCAAGCGGATGGACGGGTCCGTATCACTGCTAATGTGGAGTTTGATCAGTTTGTGGAATCATTTACTGCGACTGCAGAGTATGCCCAGAAGATGGAAACTCTGAAGAACAAGGTGGATAGCACGGCGCTTCTTCTCCCCGGAGAAACGCTGGTGTTGGGAGGGGGGACCACCTCCAATCAATCCGATAGTGAAAGTGCCGTACCGTTTCTCGGTAAGGTGCCCGGCCTGCAATATCTTTTCAATTCGCAATCCACCACCACCACCGAAACTTCATTGATCATATTAATCACGCCGCGCAAAGCCTCTAGTGTGGATGACCAAAAGACAATCGAAGAAGCGTTGGAAGGTGAGGACAAGACCAGCGGCAAGATTGACGCAAGCTCAATGGCTCTGCTTAAAAAACGTTTCAAATATTGGTTCAAGCCCACAAATAACCTAACCAAGACCATGCTTGGGCTGTCTAAAACCGATCTTTATCGAGAGTTCCGTCAAGGGGATCTTGAGCTTATCGATCTAGATAAAGATGGGGATATGGACTATGTAGACAATGCCCATAAGCATCGAACGATCATTGATGAGATCATAGGTATGATCTACTTCTAG
- a CDS encoding recombinase family protein: MDTQSFNTANSMGRLTLNMLLSFAQYEREVTAERIRDKYAASRKRGIWMGGHPPLGYDEKERKLAVNPKEAGQVRQIFKRFTQIGSATLLIKELTEKGIVSKIRQLSDGRIKGGKPIDKGTLYKILNNRVYLGEVAFRGEVYPGEHAPIIEQDLWDKVQSILKKNKRSRSNNSRNQSPAPLKGIIRCGHCNRAMRPTHTRKNGVQYRYYLCMTASKNSHADCPLASVSAPQVDEGVFKRVRQIIQTPEIITRVWRQAAHTDPDIQEQDVTMALKKINPIWDELFPIEQNRLLSLLVENVILTTTSMEVRVRVDGITSLVAELSPTPQT; encoded by the coding sequence ATGGATACCCAATCCTTCAACACTGCCAACTCCATGGGGCGATTGACTCTCAATATGCTGCTCTCCTTCGCCCAGTATGAGCGGGAGGTCACGGCAGAGCGGATTCGTGATAAATACGCCGCCTCCCGCAAACGAGGTATCTGGATGGGTGGCCATCCCCCACTGGGCTACGATGAAAAAGAACGCAAGCTGGCGGTAAATCCAAAAGAGGCTGGGCAGGTTCGTCAGATCTTTAAACGCTTCACCCAGATCGGTTCTGCGACGCTTCTGATCAAAGAGTTAACCGAAAAGGGCATCGTCTCAAAGATTCGCCAGTTATCCGATGGACGGATCAAAGGTGGAAAGCCCATCGATAAAGGCACCCTCTACAAGATTCTAAACAACCGGGTCTATCTGGGGGAGGTGGCTTTCCGGGGAGAGGTCTACCCCGGTGAACATGCCCCCATTATTGAACAGGATCTGTGGGACAAGGTACAGAGCATCCTGAAAAAGAATAAGCGCTCTCGCAGCAACAACAGTCGCAACCAGAGCCCCGCTCCCTTGAAGGGCATCATTCGTTGTGGTCATTGCAATCGCGCCATGCGGCCTACCCACACCCGCAAGAATGGGGTCCAGTACCGATACTACCTCTGCATGACCGCTTCCAAAAATAGCCATGCCGATTGCCCTTTGGCTTCTGTTTCCGCCCCCCAGGTTGATGAGGGGGTATTCAAGAGGGTTCGCCAGATCATTCAAACACCGGAGATTATCACCCGAGTCTGGCGACAGGCTGCGCACACAGATCCTGACATCCAAGAACAAGATGTCACCATGGCGTTGAAAAAGATCAACCCCATCTGGGATGAGCTTTTTCCCATCGAGCAGAACCGCCTGCTCAGCCTGTTGGTGGAAAATGTCATTCTTACCACTACATCCATGGAGGTGAGGGTCCGTGTCGACGGGATTACCAGTTTGGTGGCGGAACTATCCCCAACACCCCAAACTTAG
- a CDS encoding ABC transporter ATP-binding protein yields MPIQNTIEALFVSELSYRYGKNHVLDRVTFTRPQGSVTALVGPNGAGKTTLIRQLLGLLPHQKGEIAHHGLSPHQHRCQLNGSLGYQPDRGGCHLDMTIRQNLSYTANLHGLSADKAEQAIAEGLNKLELARKADIVVKNLSRGWRQRVAIVQATIHQPRFIAMDEPSSGLDADAREQLGDLIDQLKKQGTCLIVSSHILSEMDRYATHLLVLDQGKVLEDQTLQAVTSDLSSIRLIFDLLPGETHKSKMANLLENSPDCDEISMEQVHTVSCLYSGTLKDRNMFLRYLFEHNAPIIAVREKSPSLLDTYQKHIRNESKKIW; encoded by the coding sequence ATGCCTATCCAGAATACGATAGAGGCATTATTCGTATCGGAGTTAAGTTACCGATATGGCAAGAACCATGTCTTAGATCGTGTCACTTTCACGCGCCCCCAAGGTAGCGTCACGGCACTTGTTGGTCCTAACGGCGCTGGAAAAACGACCTTAATTCGACAGCTTTTGGGTCTTCTTCCACATCAAAAAGGAGAAATTGCCCATCATGGTTTATCACCACATCAACATAGATGCCAATTAAACGGCTCACTAGGCTATCAACCTGATCGTGGCGGATGCCACTTGGACATGACCATCCGGCAAAACCTATCCTACACGGCCAATTTGCATGGCCTCTCAGCGGATAAAGCTGAACAAGCCATTGCAGAAGGGTTAAATAAACTAGAGTTAGCGCGTAAAGCAGATATCGTAGTAAAGAATCTTTCCCGTGGATGGCGACAGAGAGTCGCTATCGTACAAGCTACCATACACCAACCTAGATTCATCGCCATGGATGAGCCCAGCAGCGGCTTAGACGCTGACGCCCGCGAACAGCTTGGTGACCTTATTGATCAACTTAAGAAACAAGGGACCTGCTTGATCGTCTCATCTCATATCCTATCTGAGATGGACAGATACGCCACCCATCTCCTTGTGCTCGATCAAGGGAAAGTTTTAGAAGATCAAACACTCCAAGCAGTCACTTCCGATCTATCCTCGATCCGCCTGATTTTTGATCTACTACCTGGAGAAACGCATAAATCTAAAATGGCAAACCTGTTAGAAAACAGCCCAGACTGCGATGAAATTTCCATGGAACAAGTGCATACCGTTAGTTGCCTCTATTCGGGGACGCTTAAAGATCGAAATATGTTCTTAAGATACTTATTTGAACACAATGCACCCATTATAGCTGTAAGAGAAAAATCACCCTCCCTCCTTGACACTTATCAGAAACATATCCGCAATGAAAGCAAAAAGATATGGTAA
- a CDS encoding DUF411 domain-containing protein encodes MGRKSSKKRQAKNDKAEVTSTGMGHGMGKWAISLLAVTIVSVVSWFMLMKEPVVAAEMVVYKSPSCSCCGAWIDYLEENGFRVEVENVDDMDTVKNRLGVPDHAASCHTAQMGDYVIEGHVPVEDILRLVKEKPDVRGIAAPGMPVGSPGMEVPGEPADRYDVVTFTTGGKLQLFSRH; translated from the coding sequence ATGGGTAGAAAAAGTTCAAAAAAACGTCAGGCTAAAAATGACAAAGCAGAGGTCACCTCAACCGGAATGGGGCATGGTATGGGAAAATGGGCGATATCTCTGTTAGCCGTTACCATTGTCAGTGTGGTCAGTTGGTTCATGCTCATGAAAGAGCCAGTAGTTGCTGCAGAAATGGTGGTCTACAAGTCTCCCTCTTGTAGTTGCTGTGGAGCCTGGATCGATTACTTGGAGGAGAATGGATTTCGTGTTGAGGTTGAGAATGTGGATGATATGGATACCGTAAAAAACCGTTTGGGTGTACCCGACCATGCGGCTTCCTGTCATACCGCCCAGATGGGAGATTATGTGATTGAAGGTCACGTCCCCGTTGAAGATATCCTCCGTTTGGTGAAGGAAAAGCCTGATGTAAGGGGGATCGCAGCTCCAGGCATGCCTGTTGGGTCACCAGGGATGGAAGTACCAGGAGAACCAGCAGACCGCTATGATGTTGTGACTTTTACAACGGGTGGTAAGTTACAACTGTTTTCTCGACATTGA